The nucleotide window CCTAGGTTTTAGCTCTAAGAGTCCAGGAGCACAAAAACAGTTGCAGGCACCATGGTTCTGGTGGTTGCAGCAGGCTTCTGAGAAGAGGTGCCCACGCTTGAGCTGGATGACGGACttaggggagaggggaaggacagGATGTGGAGTGAAGGGCTTATGGTGGAGAGACCGGGTGGTGGGCACGAGGGGTGCTACAGGGTGGCTCTTGGGGTTACCCTAGGGATGGGGAGCCAGTCTCTGGGCAGGAAGCCCCCATCCAATGCAAGCTCATGCCTGTAGAGCCCCCACAGCAAGTTGGGGCCCCAGGCCTGGAATGGGGCATGCGGGGAGCTGCCCTCATCTCCAGGatctctctcctgccctcccagCACATGAGCAGCCAGCCTGCTGACCGCCACTCCACACCTGTCCACCCCGCAACGGCCACACCATGTCTGGCTCCTACGATGAGGCCTCGCTCGCTCCAGAGGAGACTACCGACAGCTTCTGGGAGGTGAGGCTTAGATGCTCCCCAGGTCCTGGGGACCAGGCAGCCTGGCTGCGTGGAGGCCCAGGCTCCCACCCACCCGTGACCTCAGATCTTGCTCCCCAGCCCCACGGACCCCTCCAAAGCCCTCCATGTCCAGCGGGCGGTTGTTGCCACCAAGTGGTTCCTACAGACCATTGAGCCCAGAGCCCCTCTGCCTCCCAGCTGCCCCTGGAGAGATCCTGTGGAATTTATAATGTGGAACAGGGCCCTCATGACCCTCTGCTCTGGGGGCCCCGGCTCAGACTCCCTGTGCTTCACGCAGGCAGGTGCAGCACTTTACAGCTTACGTGGCCTTTCACAGCTGTGCCCCGCCTCCTACCCTATGCAGTGGGCAGGGGGCGGAGCACTGGTCACAGAGAAGTGTTACAAGTTCAGGGAGCCCCGCAGCGACAAAGACGTGGAGTCAGCATTGCAGGAGGCTTCCAAAATATTGGAGACCCAGAAAGAAATTTTCCATCGGCTTCCAAAACCCAAAGTAAAAACTGCCAAACCTAAATTAATAAGTGTTTAATGAGATGTCTACAAAACATAATATTATGTCAAGAAGCTGCAGCTCAGCTCAACGCTTATATGactctatataaatataatagatTTAGCACGGCAAGTACAAAATGAATAATTCATTTGAGTCTAAGTCCAAATTATAAATATCCTTCTGCACTTGGTGGCAGTGAGGAGATTCTGTTTAAAGTGGGATGAGGGAGTGTATAGACGGTGGGGTGTGAGGGGGGTGTCCAAGTCTCCATCAGTGAGAGGGTCCAGAGCCCCCAGGGTGTGAGCGCGGGGTGGCCCGGCGGGCGCCCCCTGCAGGACAGGGTGGCCAGGGCGGCCGGGCGGGCGAGGCGGGGAGCCCGCGGGAGTCGTGCTCGCTGCTCGGCCGCCAGGTGGGGAACTACAAGCGGACGGTGAAGCGCATCGATGACGGGCACCGGCTGTGCAACGACCTGATGAACTGCGTGCAGGAGCGCGCCAAGATCGAGAAGGCGTATGCGCAGCAGCTCACCGACTGGGCCAAGCGCTGGCGCCAGCTCATCGAGAAaggtgcccctccccctcctgccccatGCCCAGCCCTTGCGCACACCCCAGGCGCTAACCGGGCCCCCACTGTCTGGGTCCCGGGAGCGCCCTGCCTCTGGATGCACTTGCACCCCCCAGTCGCCGGGCCCTGCCCTGCACACTTCCCCTCCCAAACCACGCAGGCCTCCCTGTCCCCGGTCAACTCTACTTTCTGCAATTTTAGgttggattaaaaacaaacaactttttattttgaaataatttaaacttaGAGAACAGTTGCTAGAATAGTACAGAGAATTACATACCTTTCACCTAGACTCACCAGCTCACATTTTAGCACGTTTGTTTTCTCACTCCCTCTCTATTTATAGGCATAGCTTTTCTGAACCATTCAAGTTAGAGACATGCCCCTTCACCCTAAATTCTTCATGTATCACCGAAGAATAAGAACATTTGTTTACATAACCATAGTTCAGCTATCAAATTCAGGGCGTTTAATGTGGCCCATATGCAAATTTTATTATAGCAATTGTTCTTGCTGGTCCAGATCCTGTGGGATGTCTGGTCCCGGTGGCTTCCTGTTATCTGTCACCAGTTGGTTCTTCAGTTTTACCTTCAGTCAACATTCCTGGAGCACCGACTGTGTGCCTGGTGCAGTGTGCTGGCTTGTGAGAGCTCATGGGGGTCCAGGCTGCCACCCATGGGGCTCACAAGCTGATGGGGGAGACAGGGAGTAGGCCCAGAGATGGACGCTGTAAGAAGAATTCATCAGGGCTGGAGGCCGAGGTGTGTGAGGATAGAGTACTCAGaaaaggcttcctgaaggaggtggCTGTTCTTGGGCCCTGGAAGATGGATAAAACTGTAGGGAGAGCAGAGGAGGGCATTTCTGCTGCCATGGGAAATACGGGGAAAGCCTTAGAGAAAGGTGTGAGGCGAGCCTCTGGGCCAGGGGTAATGAGGACCCGGTGACCACATGGCCATTTCCTCAGGCCCACAGTATGGCAGCCTGGAACGGGCCTGGGGTGCCATGATGACGGAGGCGGACAAGGTGAGCGAACTGCACCAGGAGGTGAAGAACAGCCTGCTGAACGAGGACCTGGAGAAGGTCAAGAACTGGCAGAAGGATGCCTATCACAAGCAGATCATGGGCGGCTTCAAGGAGACCAAGGAGGCTGAAGACGGCTTCCGCAAGGCCCAGAAGCCCTGGGCCAAGAAGATGAAGGAGGTGCCTGGTGGGCGGCTGCCACGGAAGGGGCGAGACTGGGCAGCTGGGCTCAGAGGGGCAGACTGATCAGAGGGAGGGTCTCTACAGATGTGGCAGGCAGTACACTGCCCGCTGATATTGGGCCCACAGGAGAGCAGCACTGCCTGCCAGAGAGAAACACCCACAGATGGGGCAGGCACTGCAGTGCCCGAGGGGAGGGTGTCCATAGGGGCAGGCGGTGCAGGGAAATGCACAGATGGGTGGGCACTGCTCCTGAATACCTGGAGCTGGGGCCTGCATCCCTTCCGCCTTTTAAGAATGTGTGCTCACAGCTCCCGGTGGagtgggcaggtgggaggggttgAAAGTGAACACGTTTGCTTCTGCTTAcaccctgccccctctccccccctccccacagctAGAGGCAGCCAAGAAGACCTACCATCTGGCCTGCAAAGAGGAGAAGCTGGCCATGACCCGGGAGATGAATAGCAAGACGGAGCAGTCGGTGACACCTGAGCAGCAGAAGAAGCTGCAGGACAAAGTGGACAAGTGCAAGCAGGATGTGCAGAAGGTGCTGGTCGGGCTGGGGTCTCAGGGCCCCCTGGAGTGGGTGGCAGCTGGGAGCTGCAGGCCTGGGTCTCACCCACCCCCCCACTTTGCCCTGGTTCCTATAGACACAGGAGAAGTATGAGAAGGTGCTGGATGACGTGGGCAAGACCACACCCCAGTACATGGAGGGCATGGAGCAGGTGTTTGAACAGTGCCAGCAATTTGAGGAAAGGAGGCTGGTCTTCCTCAAGGAGGTGCTGCTAGACATCAAACGTCACCTCAACCTAGCTGAGAATAGCAGGTAGCTGGGCGTGGCGGCACGGTGGGCACAGGCAGAGGCAGCAGGGCATCCTGGGCCCTATGTTATAGTGACAGGAAGGGGAGGGCGGAGCTGCAGGGGCCAGTAGCTGCCTGGGTGTAAGCTGACGCACACCAGATACTCAAGAAACATGcttggatggatgggtgagtggctAAGGTGGGGATGGAGAAAGGTGCCCACTGGGCATACCTGGAGCTGCCCACTCAGAGATTGCTCCTTGGGAGGCAGCCTGATTCCCAGCTGGGGGGCACGCCAGCACCCTGGTCTCCTGAACAGGCTCTGGCCCTCACTGAGGCTGAGATGGGGCCATGGTGCATCTTGCCCTGCACCTCTCCATCTCCCCCGTGCACAGCTATGTTCAAGTGTACCGGGAGCTGGAGCAGGCCATCCGGGGGGCCGACGCCCAGGACGACCTCAGATGGTTCCGCAGCACCAGCGGCCCTGGCATGCCCATGAATTGGCCCCAGTTTGAGGTGAGGAtgtgtggggatggggaaggggaatcTGAAACAGCTGGAAGGAGCCTTGGGGGCCAGTCCCCCAGCCTGACTGCTCCCCTGACACCCCCCAGGAGTGGAACCCAGACCTCCCGCACACCACCACCAAGAAGGAGAAACAGCCCAAGAAGGCAGAGGGGGTAGTGCT belongs to Orcinus orca chromosome 10, mOrcOrc1.1, whole genome shotgun sequence and includes:
- the PACSIN1 gene encoding protein kinase C and casein kinase substrate in neurons protein 1, with translation MSGSYDEASLAPEETTDSFWEVGNYKRTVKRIDDGHRLCNDLMNCVQERAKIEKAYAQQLTDWAKRWRQLIEKGPQYGSLERAWGAMMTEADKVSELHQEVKNSLLNEDLEKVKNWQKDAYHKQIMGGFKETKEAEDGFRKAQKPWAKKMKELEAAKKTYHLACKEEKLAMTREMNSKTEQSVTPEQQKKLQDKVDKCKQDVQKTQEKYEKVLDDVGKTTPQYMEGMEQVFEQCQQFEERRLVFLKEVLLDIKRHLNLAENSSYVQVYRELEQAIRGADAQDDLRWFRSTSGPGMPMNWPQFEEWNPDLPHTTTKKEKQPKKAEGVVLTNAAGMVESTSQAGDRGSVSSYDRGQTYATEWSDDESGNPFGVNEANGGANPFDEDAKGVRVRALYDYDGQEQDELSFKAGDELTKLGEEDEQGWCRGRLDSGQLGLYPANYVEAI